The genomic interval TTTTTCCACATGCGCAGCGACGGAGCCGGCCAGGGCTGTGAGGTTGTAACCGCCTTCGAGCAGCGAAACCAGTTTGCCGCCGCCAACACTTTCCGCCAGCTCCGCCGCAAATTGCGTCATCTTTCCGAAAGCGGCCTCGGTCAATTGCAAGTTGGCCAGCGGATCGTCGCGATGCGCGTCGAAACCGGCAGAGAGCAGAAGAAAATCCGGCTGAAATTTTTTGAAAACGTTTTCAGCGGTTTTAAAGAAGATATCAAGATATTTTTGCTCCGTCGTCCCCGGCGGCAGCGGCACGTTCAGCGTCGCGCCTTTGCCCTTGCCCGCGCCGGTTTCGTCTTCGCGGCCGGTGCCGGGATACAGTGGCCACTGATGCAGGCTCAGATAAAAAATCTCGCCGCGCTCGTAAAAAATATGCTGCGTGCCGTTGCCGTGATGCACGTCCCAATCAATGATCAAAATCTTCTCGGCATGTTTTTCACGCACCAGCCACTCTGCCGCAATCGCCACGTTGTTGAAAAGGCAAAAGCCCATCGCCGTGGCGCGCTCGGCATGATGACCCGGCGGCCGCACCGCACAAAAGGCGTTGGACAACTCGCCGCGGCTCACTTTGGCAACGGCTTCAACCGCTGCGCCAGCGGCAAGCTGAGCGGCGATGCAAGAGTCCTTCGAAACGATGGTGTCGCTATCGAGCGCCGCGCGTCCCTGGCCGGCTCGCGCGCAGGCATCGGCGATGTTTTCAATATAATTGCGAGGATGAACCAAAGCAAGGGTTTCGCGCTCGGCAGGGGCGGGCTGAAAGACGTTCACCCGGCTGAGCAGGCCGGATTTTTCAAGCTGCTGGTGAATCGCTTGGAGCCGATCCGGGCGCTCGGGATGGCCGGGGCCGGTGTCGTGCAACAGGCAAGAGGGGTGATGGAAATATCCTGTCATGTGTTGGCTTTTAATAAATTTCCTGATGTTTATTTTTGCCAATTTACCAAAGGCCATATTGCTTTAGCCGCTTTACAATTTCGGCAACCTGAATATTTTCTTTCTCATAACTCATTTAGCAGAGCCTCAAAGGGTTTCGGCCTGAGTTTTCCAGCTTTGATTTCTGCCAGTTCTTTAATTCCCTGTTTAAGAGAGTTTGTGGCGTCAAACTCCTTGCCATTGCCACTCTGATCGAGAAATTTTAAAAATTCCAAAAAAGGCAACACCGCTTTTATTTTCTCTTCAGATAACTCGCGAATCAACAGCGCCGCCTGTTTTTTTGAATCAGAATGAAGTTTTTTTCGACGCCTTTGAACAGTCGTGGACATTTTTGCCTCCGCAGC from candidate division KSB1 bacterium carries:
- a CDS encoding histone deacetylase yields the protein MTGYFHHPSCLLHDTGPGHPERPDRLQAIHQQLEKSGLLSRVNVFQPAPAERETLALVHPRNYIENIADACARAGQGRAALDSDTIVSKDSCIAAQLAAGAAVEAVAKVSRGELSNAFCAVRPPGHHAERATAMGFCLFNNVAIAAEWLVREKHAEKILIIDWDVHHGNGTQHIFYERGEIFYLSLHQWPLYPGTGREDETGAGKGKGATLNVPLPPGTTEQKYLDIFFKTAENVFKKFQPDFLLLSAGFDAHRDDPLANLQLTEAAFGKMTQFAAELAESVGGGKLVSLLEGGYNLTALAGSVAAHVEKLSQN